One window of Agromyces rhizosphaerae genomic DNA carries:
- a CDS encoding phage holin family protein has translation MAAPTDKDRSLFTLIGDVPAQVQALVQAEIEHFKAELAYKAKHFGTGAGLVIAAAFVAIFLLGTLIATGILALSLVLPGWAAALIVSGILLLFIVILVAIALAMFRRGAEPPGDDASDSVKKDIDAIKGVGDYER, from the coding sequence ATGGCTGCACCCACGGACAAGGACCGCTCGCTCTTCACCCTCATCGGCGATGTGCCGGCGCAGGTGCAGGCACTCGTCCAGGCCGAGATCGAGCACTTCAAGGCCGAGCTCGCCTACAAGGCGAAGCACTTCGGCACGGGCGCGGGGCTCGTCATCGCCGCGGCGTTCGTGGCGATCTTCCTGCTCGGCACGCTGATCGCCACGGGCATCCTCGCGCTCTCGCTCGTGCTGCCCGGCTGGGCGGCCGCGCTCATCGTCTCCGGCATCCTGCTGCTGTTCATCGTGATCCTGGTCGCGATCGCGCTGGCGATGTTCCGGCGCGGGGCCGAGCCGCCGGGCGACGACGCCTCCGACAGCGTGAAGAAGGACATCGACGCGATCAAGGGAGTGGGCGACTATGAGCGCTGA
- a CDS encoding SAM-dependent methyltransferase → MSTGEQGGADAPESDVDAFAERVFGSVLGAFETLSIHVGDRLGWYDVLTREPCTAGELAAATGTDPRYAREWLEQQAAYGILEASAETGPEASAARRYTLPPAHAEVLADRHSLAYSAPLARMFAAAGRAIDPLLDAYRGGGGVSWAELGEDARDAQGDINRPWFEQRLAPDLAGVPWLQELLSRPGARLADVGCGHGWSSIALAKAYPEARIDGHDIDVPSLEAAEAHAREAGVDDRVAFFRAGGDELAAPGTYDAAFVFEALHDMPFPVEVLRSVREALAPDGVVVIMDEAVGEEFTAPADEVDRIMYGYSLFICLPDGLSTPGSVGTGTVMRQATLEAYAREAGFGATEVLPIEGFAAFRFTALRR, encoded by the coding sequence ATGTCGACGGGGGAGCAGGGCGGGGCGGATGCCCCTGAGAGCGACGTCGACGCGTTCGCCGAGCGCGTCTTCGGGTCGGTGCTCGGCGCGTTCGAGACGCTGAGCATCCACGTCGGCGATCGCCTCGGCTGGTACGACGTGCTGACGCGCGAGCCGTGCACGGCGGGCGAGCTCGCGGCCGCGACCGGGACCGACCCGCGCTACGCGCGCGAGTGGCTCGAGCAGCAGGCCGCCTACGGAATCCTCGAGGCGAGCGCGGAGACCGGCCCCGAGGCATCCGCCGCCCGTCGCTACACGCTGCCGCCGGCGCACGCCGAGGTGCTCGCCGACCGGCACTCGCTGGCCTACTCCGCGCCGCTCGCGCGCATGTTCGCGGCCGCGGGGCGCGCGATCGACCCGCTGCTCGACGCCTACCGGGGCGGCGGCGGGGTCTCCTGGGCCGAGCTCGGGGAGGACGCGCGCGACGCGCAGGGCGACATCAACCGGCCGTGGTTCGAGCAGCGCCTCGCGCCCGACCTCGCCGGCGTGCCGTGGCTGCAGGAGCTGCTCTCGCGGCCCGGCGCGCGCCTCGCCGACGTGGGGTGCGGGCACGGCTGGTCGTCGATCGCGCTCGCGAAGGCCTACCCCGAGGCGCGCATCGACGGGCACGACATCGACGTGCCGTCGCTCGAGGCGGCCGAGGCGCACGCGCGCGAGGCGGGCGTCGACGACCGGGTCGCGTTCTTCCGCGCGGGCGGCGACGAACTCGCGGCGCCCGGCACCTACGACGCCGCGTTCGTGTTCGAGGCACTGCACGACATGCCGTTCCCCGTCGAGGTGCTGCGGTCGGTGCGCGAGGCGCTCGCGCCCGACGGCGTGGTCGTGATCATGGACGAGGCCGTGGGCGAGGAGTTCACCGCGCCCGCCGACGAGGTCGACCGCATCATGTACGGCTACAGCCTGTTCATCTGCCTGCCCGACGGGCTGTCGACGCCCGGCTCGGTGGGCACCGGCACGGTCATGCGCCAGGCGACGCTCGAGGCGTACGCACGCGAGGCCGGCTTCGGCGCGACCGAGGTGCTGCCGATCGAGGGCTTCGCGGCGTTCCGGTTCACCGCCCTGCGGCGGTAA
- a CDS encoding protoporphyrinogen/coproporphyrinogen oxidase, whose amino-acid sequence MSAADSARPAPERERIDVDVVVVGGGVAGLVAARQCLHVGLSVLVLEARDEVGGVVGGAVIGAEEADAPGGAAGGLRVDTGAESFATRNDSVQALATELGLADEIVAPNPAGAWLALPGGDAGLKLLPMPKTGVLGIPANPFAEDVRAVIGWSGAWRAYRDRLQPILRIGRAHSLGQLVRSRMGDAVLERLVTPISAGVYSADPDALDVDRVAPGLNQAMTRAGSLQGGVAQLAAERRAGGAVRGIRGGMRALVDALVADLAYYAGEVRTGVRVTGLTAGDGADGGWVVAADAVAPEPGDGRVLVAGADATEEAAGVEAHARYVVLAAPAEASVPLLAGVRDEWAGLADLDWPEGTALDLVTLLLDAPELDAAPRGTGVLVAPGTPGVAAKALTHSTSKWSWLADAAGPRRHVVRLSYGRAGSAGAAALDDEALTDLALADASALLGTTLTRAQLVDAVRTSWRDAPSHALLGREDRVARLDAALAGTTDLVVTGSWVAGTGLASVVPHAIDAAARIRRDAVDAAPEAPAGA is encoded by the coding sequence ATGAGTGCAGCGGATTCCGCGCGGCCCGCGCCCGAACGCGAGCGCATCGACGTCGACGTGGTCGTCGTGGGCGGCGGCGTCGCGGGACTCGTCGCCGCACGCCAGTGCCTGCACGTCGGCCTCTCGGTGCTCGTGCTCGAGGCCCGCGACGAGGTGGGCGGCGTCGTCGGCGGTGCGGTGATCGGCGCCGAGGAGGCGGATGCCCCGGGCGGTGCCGCGGGCGGACTGCGCGTCGACACGGGCGCGGAGTCGTTCGCCACGCGCAACGACTCCGTCCAGGCGCTCGCGACCGAGCTCGGCCTCGCCGACGAGATCGTCGCTCCGAATCCTGCGGGGGCCTGGCTCGCCCTGCCCGGCGGCGATGCCGGGCTGAAGCTGCTGCCCATGCCGAAGACGGGCGTGCTCGGCATCCCCGCGAACCCGTTCGCGGAGGACGTGCGCGCCGTCATCGGCTGGAGCGGCGCCTGGCGCGCCTACCGCGACCGGCTCCAGCCGATCCTGCGCATCGGCCGCGCGCACAGCCTCGGCCAGCTCGTGCGCAGCCGCATGGGCGACGCCGTGCTCGAGCGGCTGGTCACGCCGATCTCGGCGGGCGTGTACTCGGCGGACCCGGACGCGCTCGACGTCGACCGCGTGGCGCCGGGACTCAACCAGGCGATGACCCGCGCCGGATCGCTCCAGGGCGGCGTCGCCCAGCTCGCGGCCGAGCGTCGCGCGGGCGGTGCCGTGCGCGGCATCCGCGGCGGCATGCGCGCGCTCGTCGACGCGCTCGTCGCCGACCTCGCCTACTACGCGGGCGAGGTGCGCACGGGAGTGCGCGTCACGGGGCTCACCGCGGGCGACGGCGCCGACGGCGGTTGGGTCGTCGCAGCCGACGCGGTCGCCCCGGAACCGGGGGACGGCCGGGTGCTCGTGGCCGGAGCGGATGCGACGGAGGAGGCGGCGGGCGTCGAAGCGCACGCGCGTTACGTCGTGCTCGCGGCGCCTGCGGAGGCATCCGTGCCCCTGCTCGCCGGCGTCCGCGATGAATGGGCCGGCCTCGCCGACCTCGACTGGCCCGAGGGCACCGCGCTCGACCTCGTCACGCTGCTGCTCGACGCGCCGGAGCTGGACGCCGCGCCGCGCGGCACGGGCGTGCTCGTCGCGCCCGGCACGCCCGGGGTCGCCGCGAAGGCGCTCACCCACTCGACGTCGAAGTGGTCGTGGCTGGCGGATGCCGCGGGGCCGCGCCGCCACGTCGTGCGCCTGTCGTACGGCAGGGCGGGGTCCGCCGGCGCCGCGGCGCTCGACGACGAGGCGCTCACCGACCTCGCGCTCGCCGACGCCTCCGCGCTGCTCGGCACGACGCTCACCCGCGCGCAGCTCGTCGACGCCGTGCGCACGAGCTGGCGCGACGCGCCCTCGCACGCCCTGCTCGGGCGCGAGGATCGCGTCGCACGGCTCGACGCCGCGCTCGCCGGAACGACCGACCTCGTGGTCACGGGCTCGTGGGTCGCGGGCACCGGCCTCGCCTCGGTCGTGCCGCACGCGATCGATGCCGCCGCGCGCATCCGTCGCGACGCCGTGGATGCCGCTCCGGAGGCCCCGGCGGGCGCCTGA
- a CDS encoding DUF3618 domain-containing protein: MSAETRDAAKAKRNLSRVEARAEAAVARADLAATLDLLEDKLNVPKQAALAKERAMARFRRMRSDSPGTLIGIGIGAVAVVAAGVLLVVRALGDDD, encoded by the coding sequence ATGAGCGCTGAGACCCGTGACGCCGCGAAGGCGAAGCGCAACCTGTCGCGCGTCGAGGCGCGCGCCGAGGCCGCCGTGGCCCGGGCCGACCTCGCTGCGACCCTCGACCTGCTCGAGGACAAGCTGAACGTGCCCAAGCAGGCGGCGCTGGCGAAGGAGCGCGCGATGGCGCGCTTCCGCCGCATGCGCTCCGACTCGCCGGGCACGCTCATCGGCATCGGGATCGGCGCCGTCGCGGTGGTCGCGGCGGGCGTGCTGCTCGTGGTGCGCGCACTGGGCGACGACGACTGA
- the hemE gene encoding uroporphyrinogen decarboxylase, with product MVRVILPDRHPLTAARTSRSRLVRAYRGERPDATPVWFMRQAGRSLPEYRELRVGTRMLDACLDPALASEITLQPVRRHGVDAGIFFSDIVVPLRLVGVDVEIEPGRGPVFGRAYGDAAAVAELTAIDPATLDAEAGPITEAVRRTVDELGETPLIGFAGAPFTLAAYLAEGGPSKDHLAARTLMHADPGAWSALMAWSAEVTGRFLRTQVLAGASAAQLFDSWAGALSLADYETHVAPASARALEFVHDLEYPLDGAELRVPVVHFGVGTGELLRAMREVGADTVGVDYRVPLDVAAARVGDGVPLQGNLDPALLAAPAAVLERAVDEVLERGRSAPAHVFNLGHGVPPSTDPDTLTRIVERVHAWEA from the coding sequence ATGGTCCGCGTGATCCTTCCCGACCGGCATCCGCTCACCGCCGCACGCACCAGCAGGTCGCGGCTCGTCCGCGCCTACCGGGGCGAGCGACCCGACGCCACCCCCGTGTGGTTCATGCGCCAGGCCGGTCGCTCGCTGCCCGAGTACCGTGAGCTCCGCGTCGGCACCCGCATGCTCGACGCCTGCCTCGACCCCGCGCTCGCGAGCGAGATCACGCTGCAGCCGGTGCGCCGCCACGGCGTCGACGCGGGCATCTTCTTCAGCGACATCGTCGTGCCCCTGCGCCTGGTCGGCGTCGACGTGGAGATCGAGCCGGGGCGCGGCCCCGTGTTCGGCCGTGCGTACGGCGACGCGGCGGCGGTCGCCGAGCTCACCGCGATCGACCCCGCGACCCTCGACGCCGAGGCCGGCCCCATCACCGAGGCCGTGCGCCGCACGGTCGACGAACTCGGCGAGACGCCGCTCATCGGCTTCGCCGGCGCCCCGTTCACGCTCGCCGCCTACCTCGCCGAGGGCGGCCCCTCGAAGGACCACCTCGCGGCCCGCACGCTCATGCACGCCGACCCCGGCGCGTGGTCGGCGCTCATGGCCTGGTCCGCCGAGGTCACCGGCCGGTTCCTGCGCACGCAGGTGCTCGCCGGGGCATCCGCCGCCCAGCTCTTCGACTCGTGGGCCGGCGCGCTCTCGCTCGCCGACTACGAGACCCACGTCGCGCCCGCCTCGGCCCGCGCGCTCGAGTTCGTGCACGACCTGGAGTACCCCCTCGACGGCGCCGAACTGCGCGTGCCGGTCGTGCACTTCGGCGTCGGCACGGGCGAGCTGCTGCGCGCCATGCGCGAGGTCGGCGCCGACACCGTGGGCGTCGACTACCGCGTGCCGCTCGACGTCGCCGCGGCCCGCGTCGGCGACGGCGTGCCGCTGCAGGGCAACCTCGACCCGGCCCTGCTCGCGGCCCCCGCGGCCGTGCTCGAGCGTGCGGTCGACGAGGTGCTCGAGCGCGGCCGCTCGGCCCCCGCCCACGTGTTCAACCTCGGCCACGGCGTGCCGCCGTCGACCGACCCCGACACGCTGACCCGCATCGTCGAGCGCGTCCACGCCTGGGAGGCCTGA
- a CDS encoding YtxH domain-containing protein yields MKGKLLFVVGLATGYVLGTRAGRERYEQIKSAAERVWNQPAVQQGVGTAKEFALSRVGDVSDKVLDGTKKLVRQATKAASSVQEAAAEGVAEAKQAPAAKTPAKKPAAKKPAAKSSTTRSGAKTTSTSSDSSDS; encoded by the coding sequence ATGAAGGGCAAGCTCCTGTTCGTCGTCGGTCTCGCCACCGGATACGTGCTCGGTACTCGCGCGGGGCGCGAACGCTACGAGCAGATCAAGTCGGCCGCCGAGAGGGTCTGGAACCAGCCGGCGGTGCAGCAGGGCGTCGGAACCGCGAAGGAGTTCGCGCTCTCCCGCGTCGGCGACGTCAGCGACAAGGTGCTCGACGGCACCAAGAAGCTCGTGCGCCAGGCCACGAAGGCCGCCTCGAGCGTGCAGGAGGCCGCGGCCGAGGGGGTCGCCGAGGCCAAGCAGGCCCCCGCCGCCAAGACCCCGGCGAAGAAGCCCGCGGCGAAGAAGCCGGCCGCCAAGTCCTCGACGACGAGGTCGGGTGCGAAGACCACGTCGACGTCGTCGGACTCCTCCGACAGCTGA